In Astyanax mexicanus isolate ESR-SI-001 chromosome 17, AstMex3_surface, whole genome shotgun sequence, a single window of DNA contains:
- the LOC125782371 gene encoding uncharacterized protein LOC125782371 isoform X2 produces the protein MLAKSMIAVFPSLMIKIQEENKGFEHLYDPVSHCGFIEMKLRNLRRSLHDDQRRYRKRRRSSEGSAGAVTLQVIAEGEDESTQDWITATKRMRPSPENLASIKMGMEKTFNNRRLWITTQSPTIEEIFHQYPRFVDLPYLFDAEFAKIFPGKENQFLRKWEGHIVPKLLKVARLENENDPDVLSAGEESDESRCLRALKSLTSFLPPTATGRNKGWSKCSVKSALSYILEVKQTGTSIPSLYQEQTAGAAEVQQPKLVCLGDPCSAAQYIIVAKHDKVAIPLQDEGLTCALDKLFKMLWVCNVAYPVQLNSVYSFIEHVYDLPISGPKRSKILELIAKLRALG, from the exons ATGTTGGCTAAAAGCATGATTGCAGTCTTCCCATCACTCATGATCAAGATACAAGAAGAGAACAAAGGATTT gAGCACTTATATGACCCAGTGTCCCACTGTGGATTCATTGAGATGAAACTGAGGAACCTGCGGAGAAGCCTTCATGATGATCAGAGACGCTATCGCAAACGTAGGAGGTCCAGTGAGGGTTCTGCGGGAGCGGTAACATTACAAGTAATTGCAGAAGGAGAAGACGAATCTACGCAAGATTGGATAACGGCCACCAAAAGGATGAGACCATCTCCCGAGAACCTTGCATCCATCAAAATGGGCATGGAGAAAACTTTCAACAACCGAAGGCTCTGGATCACAACTCAGTCACCAACCATAGAGGAGATTTTTCATCAGTACCCTCGCTTTGTAGATCTGCCATATTTG TTTGATGCAGAGTTTGCAAAAATATTTCCGGGCAAAGAAAATCAATTTCTTCGGAAATGGGAAGGACATATTGTTCCCAAACTCCTGAAAGTGGCCAGACTGGAAAATGAAAATGATCCTGATGTTCTGTCAGCTGGTGAGGAGAGTGATG AGTCACGTTGTCTCAGAGCTCTTAAGTCACTCACCAGTTTTCTACCTCCGACTGCAACTGGGAGGAACAAAGGCTGGTCCAAGTGCAGCGTGAAATCAGCCTTGTCATATATCCTAGAGGTGAAACAG ACTGGAACAAGTATCCCCAGCCTCTACCAAGAACAAACAGCAGGAGCAGCGGAAGTGCAACAACCAAAGCTTGTGTGTCTGGGAGATCCATGTTCAGCAGCACAATATATTATTGTGGCAAAGCATGACAAAGTTGCCATCCCTTTACAGGACGAAGGACTGACATGTGCCCTGGACAAGCTGTTCAAAATGTTGTGGGTCTGTAATGTAGCCTATCCTGTCCAACTTAACTCTGTGTATTCTTTTATTGAGCATGTTTATGACTTGCCCATCTCAGGACCAAAGAGATCAAAAATTTTGGAGTTGATTGCCAAGCTCCGTGCACTAGGATAG
- the LOC125782371 gene encoding uncharacterized protein LOC125782371 isoform X1, translating to MYTCPKCKKSISNSVRTLIRHLRQVHAVSDAQEYTIVCSQNHCQRTYHNFNSYARHLNREHNPVANPQHLEQVDLSDVLEDVSVPSCSHAMDTSETTLDADLDTSRDLQFSNHRECAASFVAKMYSSSNATLTDVQKSITCTKELLDKTLDSLKEKTASVINSYSISNDDDAVQSLMQDFENAQNMFSEVDTPYKMCKYFSEKHSLVKPTEIFLGHRGDTARKQGKFSQVLAADTFQYISIIDTIKFLFGSEKMQKLYKQSTKSVDGKMRDYCDGTHFANHTLYNRYPNALQIQMYFDDLETTNPLGSKTKVHKMGAVYFCLRNLPVELNSSLANIHLCLLFNSIDRETYGFDKILAPFLDDIRRLETDGIEVVIEGQISVLHGTICLLTADNLACHSLGGFLESFSANRFCHFCLTDKQTAQCVFDDDHQEFRDKVNYEEHVLQNTPSLTGIKTYSCLNSLNYFHVTENICVDVMHDILEGVALVEVKLMLKHYIYEDKLFTLDQFNDRLESFDYGVANEKNKPSVILNLRTSDNPIKQTASQMWCLLLFLPFLIGDFVSEHDQHWKLFLLLREICSIVFSPVVSVGLSVFLKQLVIDHHDLFKILYPDRPLTPKHHFMTHYWRMMIKFGPLLKLWCMRFESKHGSLKRHAHVVCNFINISKTLAYKMQVQSMYNWKFSNPLVKKMTVTNAFAVMVGSLKKCDLLIQNLNALGHDVSTCSIIHVAHSVFCLGHTYKTGSVLVLNCDIRGERLFGEIVHMVLNSESEEMLCFLRVLTVVYFDEHLFSYVVQRTNEYEMKDVKGLADPRPLDIISFSRNQFFINPRYKLIV from the coding sequence ATGTACACGTGTCCCAAGTGCAAAAAGTCAATTTCAAACAGTGTAAGGACTCTGATCAGACATCTTAGGCAAGTTCACGCAGTTTCAGATGCACAGGAATATACAATTGTATGTAGTCAAAACCATTGTCAGAGAACATATCATAATTTCAATTCATATGCCAGACATCTCAATAGAGAACACAATCCAGTTGCAAACCCACAACATCTTGAACAAGTTGATCTAAGTGATGTGTTGGAGGATGTTTCTGTGCCATCTTGCAGTCATGCCATGGACACTTCTGAAACTACTTTGGATGCTGATTTGGACACTTCTAGGGATCTTCAATTTTCAAACCACCGTGAGTGTGCCGCATCATTTGTTGCTAAAATGTACTCCTCATCAAATGCCACCTTGACTGATGTACAGAAAAGCATTACATGCACCAAGGAACTACTGGACAAGACATTGGACTCTTTAAAAGAGAAAACTGCATCTGTTATTAACAGCTACTCTATATCAAATGATGATGATGCTGTACAGTCTTTAATGCAAGATTTTGAAAATGCACAAAATATGTTTTCAGAGGTCGATACTCCCTACAAAATGTGCAAATATTTTTCTGAAAAACACTCCCTTGTCAAGCCCACAGAAATTTTCTTAGGACACAGAGGTGACACTGCTAGAAAGCAGGGAAAATTTTCTCAAGTACTAGCTGCAGACACTTTCCAGTACATTTCAATTATTGATACCATAAAGTTCCTCTTTGGAAGTGAAAAAATGCAGAAACTCTATAAGCAATCGACAAAAAGTGTTGATGGTAAAATGCGAGATTATTGCGATGGCACACATTTTGCGAATCATACGTTATACAACAGGTATCCCAATGCTCTACAAATCCAAATGTATTTTGATGACTTGGAAACGACCAATCCTTTGGGGTCAAAAACAAAAGTTCACAAAATGGGAGCTGTTTACTTTTGTTTAAGAAACTTGCCTGTGGAATTGAACTCCTCCCTTGCAAACATCCACCTCTGTCTACTCTTTAATTCTATCGACCGGGAAACCTATGGCTTTGACAAAATATTAGCACCTTTTTTAGATGACATTCGAAGACTTGAAACGGATGGGATAGAGGTTGTAATTGAGGGTCAGATTTCTGTGCTTCATGGTACTATCTGCCTTTTGACCGCTGATAATCTGGCTTGCCATTCACTTGGTGGGTTTTTAGAGAGCTTTTCAGCTAACAGATTTTGCCATTTTTGTCTAACTGACAAACAAACTGCCCAGTGTGTGTTTGATGATGATCACCAGGAGTTTCGTGACAAAGTAAACTATGAAGAGCATGTCTTGCAAAATACTCCAAGTTTAACAGGAATAAAAACATATTCCTGTTTAAACTCACTAAATTACTTTCATGTTACTGAAAATATTTGTGTGGATGTTATGCACGACATTTTGGAGGGTGTTGCTTTAGTTGAAGTAAAACTGAtgttaaaacattacatttatgaaGACAAGTTGTTCACTTTGGACCAGTTCAATGACAGATTAGAAAGCTTTgactatggtgttgcaaatgaaaaaaacaaaccaagTGTTATTCTTAATTTAAGAACATCAGATAATCCCATAAAACAAACAGCAAGTCAGATGTGgtgtctcttgctctttttaccTTTTCTGATTGGAGATTTTGTCAGTGAACATGATCAACATTGGAAATTGTTTCTTCTCCTCAGAGAAATATGTAGTATTGTATTTTCTCCAGTTGTAAGTGTTGGgcttagtgtttttttaaagcagttggTTATTGACCACCATGATTTGTTCAAGATTCTTTATCCAGACAGACCACTCACCCCAAAACATCATTTTATGACTCATTATTGGCGCATGATGATAAAGTTTGGCCCACTTTTAAAATTATGGTGCATGAGATTCGAGAGCAAGCATGGCTCTCTGAAAAGACATGCTCATGTTGTgtgtaattttataaatatttctaaGACATTGGCTTATAAAATGCAGGTACAAAGCATGTACAACTGGAAATTTAGCAATCCCCTCGTCAAAAAAATGACAGTCACAAATGCCTTTGCAGTCATGGTTGGATcattgaaaaaatgtgatttgttaATTCAAAATCTAAATGCACTTGGCCATGATGTCAGTACTTGCAGCATAATACATGTGGCCCACTCTGTCTTTTGTCTTGGTCATACATACAAAACTGGTTCTGTTCTTGTTTTAAACTGTGATATAAGGGGAGAGCGTCTATTTGGAGAGATTGTGCACATGGTTCTGAATTCAGAAAGTGAAGAGATGCTctgttttttaagagttttaactGTTGTTTATTTTGATGAGCACCTGTTTTCATATGTTGTGCAAAGGACCAATGAGTATGAAATGAAAGATGTTAAAGGCTTAGCAGACCCAAGACCACTAGACATAATTTCCTTTTCTAGAAATCAGTTTTTTATAAATCCAAGATacaaattaattgtttaa